In Candidatus Desulforudis audaxviator MP104C, a genomic segment contains:
- the fdhF gene encoding formate dehydrogenase subunit alpha, giving the protein MAKQVVTVCPYCGAGCLMTLTVEAGKIKKVSPFGKGDRFLCAKGKKIMDFVYSPLRLDAPLVRQGDTFKRVSWGEALDIVASRLSEIKDKYGPDSIGFMGSGCFTNEELYIYQKFVRAVMGTNNIDSCARICHIPSLKALMKSIGSATMSNTMDEISNTEVIFIAGYNPEVCHPRLYHRQIKAAKKKGSKIIVMDPRITSVAEMADVFLQLKPGTEVPILNSMANIIIQEDLVDELFIQRRTEGYDELKRQVEKYSPEYAAKISDVPAMSIIAGARLYAASRNSVILWGMGMTQHICGVDNVSALINLALLTGNIGRPNTGLSPVRGQNNVQGASFIGALPDVFPGYKQVTDPAAQEWFKSLWGVASLPEEPGRTSTVFLPGVLEGKTKALYISGENPAVSQANLNLIRKALAEVEFLVVQEVFMTETAQFADVILPACTFAEKGGTYIRLDRAVQLLNPAVSPAGESLPDWKIIQMLASKMGYGNLFPYHSEFDIHEELRKAVPDLAGITYERLQDGNAIHMPCPDPSHPGVLVRYTDVFPRPGGRALFVPVDFTPPAESPDEEYPFTLTTGRDARHFNTSTIACPRERAGRAYLEIHPQDAEALGLSDGDAIEAVSRRGKVVLEAKITERVRPGVTFAPLRRCCESSINLLTGNALDPVAKTPEYKVSAIKLNQVKQKPPCPSEGAPRAWAPGQPYRARRHFRMQIARGTRISGSAKFRFSE; this is encoded by the coding sequence ATGGCGAAACAGGTCGTGACAGTGTGTCCGTACTGCGGTGCGGGCTGCTTGATGACGCTGACCGTGGAGGCGGGCAAAATAAAAAAGGTGTCGCCCTTTGGGAAGGGTGACCGTTTCCTCTGTGCGAAGGGAAAGAAAATCATGGATTTCGTTTACAGTCCCTTGAGGCTTGATGCGCCTTTAGTACGCCAGGGTGACACTTTCAAAAGGGTGTCCTGGGGCGAAGCTCTCGACATCGTCGCTTCCCGACTTTCGGAGATAAAGGATAAATATGGTCCCGACAGTATCGGATTTATGGGGTCAGGCTGTTTCACGAACGAAGAGCTCTACATATACCAGAAGTTTGTCCGGGCAGTGATGGGTACCAACAATATCGATAGCTGCGCCAGAATCTGTCATATCCCGTCGCTCAAGGCATTAATGAAGTCGATCGGCAGCGCCACGATGAGCAACACAATGGACGAGATATCAAATACAGAGGTCATATTCATCGCGGGATACAATCCGGAGGTCTGTCACCCAAGGCTTTACCATCGGCAGATTAAAGCGGCGAAAAAAAAAGGCAGCAAAATCATAGTAATGGACCCGCGGATTACCTCCGTGGCCGAAATGGCGGACGTATTCTTGCAGCTGAAGCCGGGTACGGAAGTTCCTATTTTAAACAGTATGGCGAACATAATCATCCAGGAAGATCTGGTAGATGAATTGTTCATTCAAAGAAGGACAGAGGGCTACGATGAGCTGAAACGCCAGGTGGAGAAATATTCCCCTGAATATGCCGCCAAAATCAGCGATGTACCGGCAATGTCCATAATTGCCGGGGCAAGGCTTTACGCTGCCAGCAGGAACTCCGTTATTCTATGGGGCATGGGTATGACCCAGCACATATGCGGTGTTGACAATGTCTCTGCGCTCATTAACCTTGCCCTTCTTACCGGCAATATCGGCAGGCCCAACACGGGTTTGAGTCCTGTAAGGGGACAGAACAATGTTCAGGGAGCCTCATTCATCGGCGCGCTGCCCGATGTTTTCCCCGGCTATAAACAGGTCACGGATCCGGCGGCGCAGGAATGGTTCAAATCCCTTTGGGGCGTTGCTTCATTGCCGGAAGAACCGGGCCGGACATCCACGGTCTTTCTACCGGGTGTCCTTGAGGGAAAGACAAAGGCTCTTTACATCTCCGGTGAGAATCCGGCCGTTTCGCAGGCTAATCTGAATCTGATAAGAAAGGCGCTGGCCGAGGTGGAGTTTCTGGTTGTTCAGGAGGTCTTTATGACCGAAACCGCTCAATTTGCCGACGTTATACTTCCGGCCTGCACCTTTGCCGAAAAGGGCGGTACCTACATAAGACTGGACCGGGCGGTTCAGTTATTGAACCCTGCTGTTTCTCCAGCAGGGGAGAGCCTCCCGGATTGGAAAATAATACAAATGTTGGCCTCTAAAATGGGATATGGAAATCTATTCCCGTACCACAGCGAGTTTGACATCCACGAGGAACTGAGGAAAGCGGTACCGGATCTGGCCGGTATCACTTACGAGAGATTACAGGATGGCAACGCTATCCATATGCCGTGCCCTGATCCATCACATCCCGGTGTACTCGTCAGATACACCGATGTCTTTCCCCGTCCGGGCGGCAGGGCGCTTTTTGTGCCTGTTGATTTTACTCCTCCTGCCGAATCGCCGGATGAGGAATACCCGTTTACCTTAACTACCGGAAGAGACGCACGGCACTTCAACACCTCTACAATAGCTTGCCCGCGGGAGAGGGCCGGCAGGGCTTATCTGGAGATACATCCCCAAGATGCCGAGGCTCTTGGATTATCGGACGGCGATGCAATTGAGGCCGTCTCCCGTCGCGGGAAAGTAGTATTGGAGGCAAAAATAACAGAGCGCGTGAGGCCGGGTGTGACGTTCGCCCCGCTTCGCCGTTGTTGCGAGTCCTCTATAAATCTGCTTACTGGCAATGCCCTCGATCCCGTTGCCAAAACGCCGGAGTATAAAGTCTCGGCCATAAAACTCAACCAAGTAAAGCAAAAACCGCCCTGCCCTTCCGAAGGTGCTCCAAGGGCATGGGCGCCTGGACAACCATACCGTGCGCGGCGTCACTTTAGAATGCAAATCGCCCGGGGTACCCGCATTAGCGGGTCGGCGAAATTTAGATTTTCGGAGTAG